One window of the Nocardia huaxiensis genome contains the following:
- a CDS encoding VOC family protein, with amino-acid sequence MNGHHDAHTGLHSEHGALAGEHPGRARNPVIKVLDLAWLEFEKPDLDAAETFAHAFGFATARRTAGEVQLRGTDPGSPCVLIRRGARSRFVGPAFHAADSADLLRLAEATGTRAVALPESLGGLTVDLADPSRLRVRVVADTHELEALPTQRPHLLNAGHEVSRVNATQRPPRVPARVQRLGHVVVQTTRYRETLDWYLENLGLIVSDFLYYPGQRDRGPVMSFIRCDRGSVPADHHTLALTLGPSNRYVHSAYQVADIDALAAGGEYLREQGYRRSWGIGRHIQGSQIFDYWRDPDGFLVEHFSDGDMFDCTLEPGWTPMSASGLAQWGPPATKDFLGVQPGLDALRELRSTLDALREDNEFDLRRLRGLWKVANS; translated from the coding sequence ATGAACGGCCATCACGATGCGCACACCGGATTGCACAGCGAACACGGCGCGCTGGCGGGCGAGCACCCCGGACGGGCGCGCAATCCCGTGATCAAGGTGCTCGATCTGGCCTGGCTGGAGTTCGAGAAGCCCGATCTGGACGCGGCGGAAACCTTCGCCCACGCCTTCGGCTTCGCGACCGCGAGGCGGACGGCCGGCGAGGTACAACTCCGCGGAACCGACCCGGGCTCGCCCTGCGTACTCATCCGTCGTGGCGCGCGTTCGCGTTTCGTCGGTCCGGCCTTCCACGCCGCCGATTCCGCCGACCTGCTGCGTCTCGCGGAAGCGACCGGCACGCGAGCCGTGGCACTGCCGGAGTCGTTGGGCGGGTTGACCGTTGATCTCGCGGACCCGAGCCGCCTGCGCGTACGGGTCGTCGCCGACACCCACGAACTGGAGGCCCTGCCCACCCAGCGGCCGCACCTGCTCAATGCCGGGCACGAGGTGTCGCGCGTCAACGCCACCCAGCGGCCACCCCGGGTACCGGCGCGCGTGCAGCGACTCGGTCACGTGGTGGTCCAGACGACGAGGTATCGGGAGACTCTCGATTGGTATCTGGAGAACCTGGGTCTGATCGTCAGCGACTTCCTCTATTACCCGGGCCAGCGGGACCGCGGTCCGGTCATGAGCTTCATCCGCTGCGACCGCGGTTCGGTGCCCGCGGATCACCACACACTGGCGCTGACCCTTGGGCCGTCGAACCGCTATGTGCACTCGGCATATCAGGTCGCCGACATCGACGCGCTCGCGGCCGGTGGTGAATACCTGCGTGAGCAGGGCTATCGCCGATCGTGGGGGATAGGGCGGCACATTCAGGGCAGTCAGATCTTCGACTACTGGCGCGATCCCGACGGGTTCCTGGTCGAGCACTTCAGCGACGGCGACATGTTCGACTGCACCCTCGAGCCGGGCTGGACACCGATGAGCGCGTCCGGTCTGGCGCAGTGGGGTCCGCCCGCGACCAAGGACTTCCTCGGCGTCCAGCCCGGTCTCGACGCGTTGCGCGAACTGCGCTCGACCCTCGACGCGCTGCGCGAGGACAACGAATTCGATCTCCGCCGCCTGCGCGGCCTGTGGAAAGTGGCCAACTCATGA
- a CDS encoding S-(hydroxymethyl)mycothiol dehydrogenase, with protein MPQHVQGVIARSKGAPVEITQIVIPDPGPGEVVVAVAACGVCHTDLTYREGGINDEFPFLLGHEAAGTVESVGPGVTSVAPGDFVVLNWRAVCGRCRACKRGRPQYCFSTFNAEQKMTLIDGTELTPALGIGAFAEKTLVHSGQCTKVDPAADPAVVGLLGCGVMAGLGAAMNTGEVGRGDAVAVIGCGGVGDAAIVGARLAGATKIIAVDRDRRKLAWAEDLGATHTVDVSETDVVQAIQEITGGFGADVVIDAVGRPETWKQAFYARDLAGTVVLVGVPTPELRLEMPMLDFFSHGGALKSSWYGDCLPERDFPMLVELYRQGRLPLAEFVTERIELGAVEQAFLTMHAGEVLRSVVVL; from the coding sequence ATGCCACAGCATGTGCAAGGCGTTATCGCCAGATCCAAGGGCGCACCCGTTGAGATCACGCAGATCGTCATCCCTGATCCCGGGCCCGGTGAGGTGGTGGTCGCCGTCGCCGCCTGCGGGGTGTGCCATACCGACCTGACCTACCGCGAGGGCGGCATCAACGACGAGTTCCCGTTCCTGCTCGGTCACGAGGCGGCGGGCACCGTCGAAAGTGTCGGTCCGGGAGTCACTTCCGTCGCCCCCGGCGATTTCGTGGTGCTGAACTGGCGGGCGGTGTGCGGCCGGTGCCGCGCCTGCAAACGCGGACGCCCGCAATACTGCTTCAGCACGTTCAACGCCGAGCAGAAGATGACCCTGATCGACGGGACCGAGCTCACTCCGGCGCTGGGCATCGGTGCGTTCGCCGAGAAGACTCTGGTGCACTCCGGTCAGTGCACCAAGGTGGATCCGGCCGCTGATCCGGCCGTGGTGGGATTGCTGGGTTGCGGCGTCATGGCCGGTCTGGGAGCGGCGATGAATACCGGTGAGGTCGGCCGGGGTGATGCTGTCGCTGTCATCGGATGCGGCGGAGTCGGCGACGCCGCCATCGTGGGCGCCCGCTTGGCCGGCGCCACCAAGATCATCGCAGTGGATCGCGACCGCCGAAAGCTGGCGTGGGCCGAGGATCTCGGTGCGACGCATACCGTCGATGTCTCCGAAACCGATGTGGTACAGGCGATTCAGGAGATCACCGGCGGATTCGGAGCCGACGTCGTCATCGACGCGGTCGGCCGTCCCGAGACCTGGAAGCAGGCTTTCTACGCCCGCGATCTGGCCGGGACGGTGGTGCTCGTCGGTGTTCCGACGCCCGAGCTGAGGCTGGAGATGCCCATGCTGGACTTCTTCTCCCATGGCGGCGCGCTGAAGTCCTCCTGGTACGGAGATTGCTTGCCGGAGCGCGACTTCCCGATGCTGGTCGAGCTCTACCGGCAGGGTCGGCTGCCGCTGGCCGAGTTCGTCACCGAGCGGATCGAGCTCGGCGCGGTCGAGCAGGCATTCCTCACGATGCACGCCGGTGAGGTGCTGCGTTCGGTCGTCGTGCTGTGA
- a CDS encoding sodium-independent anion transporter, whose product MRALLPAWSDWRPALRSPGADLLSGLIVALVALPLALGFGISSGLGAAAGIATAIVAAVFGGSRFRFLLELAEVSDVHVVILRMSHITALDTTGALVLEDAIGKLEHRGIAVLMSGLRADHRRRLAAIGALPVGGEGSIFAHTPEAIAHARACLPDPVKAISR is encoded by the coding sequence GTGCGGGCGCTGTTACCGGCCTGGTCGGACTGGCGGCCCGCGCTGCGATCCCCGGGTGCGGACCTGCTGTCCGGGTTGATCGTCGCGCTGGTGGCGCTGCCGCTGGCGCTGGGCTTCGGCATCAGCTCCGGTCTCGGCGCGGCCGCCGGTATCGCGACGGCGATCGTGGCCGCGGTGTTCGGCGGCTCCCGTTTCCGGTTTCTGCTCGAACTCGCCGAAGTGTCCGATGTGCACGTGGTCATTCTGCGCATGTCTCACATCACCGCCCTCGACACCACCGGCGCGCTGGTTCTCGAGGACGCCATCGGCAAGCTCGAACATCGTGGCATCGCCGTGCTCATGTCCGGTCTGCGCGCCGACCATCGTCGTCGCCTCGCTGCGATCGGAGCCCTGCCGGTCGGGGGCGAAGGCAGCATCTTCGCCCATACACCCGAGGCCATCGCCCATGCTCGCGCCTGCCTCCCCGACCCCGTGAAAGCGATCAGCCGATGA
- a CDS encoding phosphoenolpyruvate carboxykinase (GTP), whose translation MTNQSTTASGTVAALTQHEGILAWVAEVAELTAPEQIVFCDGSRAEWDRLTGILVDKGTFVPLAQKPNSFWCVSDPDDVARVEDRTFICSERKEDAGPTNNWVDPVDMRTVMTEHYRGSMAGRTMYVIAFCMGPLDAEDPKFGVQVTDSEYVAVSMQIMTRSGTPVWEKLGEGTEFVKCLHSVGMPLSDGHADVAWPCDRTKYIAHFPESRTIWSYGSGYGGNALLGKKCFALRIASVIGRDEGWLAEHMLILKLTSPEGKTHYIAAAFPSSCGKTNLAMLEPALPGWKAETVGDDIAWMRFGADGRLYAVNPEAGFFGVAPGTGAKTNPNAIATIERGNSIFTNVARTDDGDIWWEGSSDEAPAHLIDWHGNDWTPASGTPAAHPNSRYCTPIEQCPSVAPEWNDPAGVPISAIFFGGRRASTIPLVTETFDWAHGVFTASVLSSETTAAAAGKVGVVRRDPMAMLPFLGYHVGDYFAHWLSLAEREGAQLPKIFQVNWFRRSADGKFLWPGFGDNVRVLKWALERLDGTAPAAPTPVGWVPTPESLDLDGLGEAERALAVAALEVDLDEWATEIASIDDWYATIGGNRLPEQLREQLAALKTRLAQARSGSNADGAR comes from the coding sequence GTGACCAACCAGTCCACCACTGCCAGCGGGACCGTTGCGGCCCTGACCCAGCACGAGGGCATCCTCGCCTGGGTGGCCGAGGTCGCCGAGCTCACCGCACCGGAACAGATCGTGTTCTGCGACGGCTCCCGCGCGGAGTGGGACCGGCTGACCGGCATCCTCGTGGACAAGGGCACGTTCGTGCCGCTGGCACAGAAGCCGAACTCCTTCTGGTGTGTCTCCGATCCCGATGACGTCGCGCGCGTCGAGGACCGGACCTTCATCTGCTCCGAGCGCAAAGAAGACGCCGGGCCGACCAACAACTGGGTCGATCCGGTCGATATGCGCACGGTCATGACCGAGCACTACCGCGGGTCCATGGCCGGGCGCACCATGTACGTGATCGCTTTCTGCATGGGACCTCTCGACGCCGAGGACCCGAAATTCGGTGTACAGGTGACCGATTCGGAATACGTCGCGGTGTCGATGCAGATCATGACTCGCTCCGGTACGCCGGTGTGGGAAAAGCTCGGCGAGGGAACGGAGTTCGTGAAATGCCTGCACTCGGTGGGGATGCCCCTGTCCGATGGACACGCCGATGTGGCGTGGCCGTGCGACAGGACGAAATACATCGCGCACTTCCCGGAATCGCGCACGATCTGGAGCTACGGGTCCGGCTACGGCGGCAACGCGCTGCTGGGCAAGAAGTGCTTCGCGCTGCGCATCGCCTCGGTGATCGGGCGCGACGAGGGCTGGCTGGCCGAACACATGCTCATCCTGAAACTGACCTCGCCTGAGGGGAAGACGCACTACATCGCGGCGGCGTTCCCCTCCTCGTGCGGCAAGACCAACCTGGCCATGCTCGAACCCGCACTCCCGGGCTGGAAGGCCGAGACCGTCGGCGACGACATCGCGTGGATGCGCTTCGGCGCCGACGGCCGGCTCTACGCGGTCAACCCGGAAGCCGGATTCTTCGGTGTGGCACCGGGAACCGGCGCGAAGACCAATCCGAACGCCATCGCCACCATCGAGCGCGGCAACTCCATCTTCACCAATGTCGCCCGCACCGACGACGGCGACATCTGGTGGGAGGGCTCGAGCGACGAGGCGCCCGCTCATCTGATCGATTGGCACGGCAACGACTGGACTCCGGCATCGGGAACCCCTGCCGCGCACCCGAATTCCCGCTACTGCACCCCGATCGAGCAGTGCCCGTCGGTCGCGCCGGAGTGGAACGATCCGGCGGGCGTGCCGATCTCGGCGATCTTCTTCGGCGGACGCCGTGCCTCCACGATCCCACTGGTCACCGAGACCTTCGATTGGGCGCACGGGGTGTTCACCGCCTCGGTGCTGTCCTCGGAGACCACCGCCGCGGCCGCGGGCAAGGTCGGCGTGGTCCGCCGCGACCCGATGGCGATGCTGCCGTTCCTGGGCTACCACGTCGGCGACTACTTCGCCCACTGGCTATCCCTGGCCGAACGCGAGGGCGCACAGCTGCCGAAGATCTTCCAGGTCAACTGGTTCCGCCGCAGCGCCGACGGGAAGTTCCTGTGGCCCGGCTTCGGTGACAACGTCCGCGTGCTGAAGTGGGCTCTCGAGCGCCTCGACGGCACCGCGCCCGCCGCACCCACCCCCGTCGGCTGGGTGCCGACGCCCGAATCGCTGGATCTGGACGGGCTCGGCGAGGCCGAACGCGCATTGGCCGTCGCCGCGCTCGAAGTAGACCTCGACGAATGGGCTACCGAGATCGCTTCCATTGACGACTGGTACGCCACCATCGGCGGCAACCGGCTGCCCGAGCAGCTCCGCGAGCAGCTCGCTGCCCTGAAAACCCGGCTCGCCCAGGCGCGTTCGGGCAGCAACGCCGACGGAGCCCGCTGA
- a CDS encoding YbhB/YbcL family Raf kinase inhibitor-like protein, which produces MSEDDTMPDHSYDPYGPLPKLPAFRLTSADIIDGQSLGLDQVSGIFGAGGKDISPQLSWSDFPAETKSFAVTCYDPDAPTASGFWHWAVFDIPVTVTSLATGAGSEGGSLPVGAIALVNDGLITGYVGAAPPPGHGNHRYYFTVHAVDVESLVLPAHATPGVLGFNLFGHALARTHIIATFGR; this is translated from the coding sequence ATGAGCGAGGACGACACGATGCCCGACCATTCCTATGATCCGTACGGACCGCTCCCGAAGTTGCCCGCCTTCCGGCTGACCTCCGCCGATATCATCGACGGACAGTCGCTGGGGCTCGATCAGGTCAGCGGGATTTTCGGTGCGGGCGGCAAGGACATCTCCCCGCAGTTGTCTTGGTCCGATTTTCCGGCCGAGACCAAGAGCTTCGCAGTCACCTGCTACGACCCGGATGCGCCGACGGCATCGGGATTCTGGCATTGGGCGGTGTTCGATATCCCGGTCACGGTCACCTCGCTGGCCACGGGCGCGGGCAGCGAAGGCGGCTCTCTGCCGGTTGGTGCGATTGCGCTGGTCAACGATGGCCTCATTACCGGCTATGTCGGTGCGGCACCACCTCCGGGGCATGGCAACCATCGGTACTACTTCACCGTTCACGCAGTCGATGTCGAGAGCCTCGTGCTGCCCGCACACGCGACACCGGGTGTCCTGGGCTTCAACCTGTTCGGCCACGCCCTGGCACGCACACACATCATCGCAACCTTCGGCCGGTAG
- a CDS encoding TetR/AcrR family transcriptional regulator has product MTAGNGSEPNRLERRKARTRAALVGAAQSLLAEGKLNVPILEITQAADVGMGSFYNHFQSREELFHTAVEEALDHHGALLDLLCDGVEDPAQVFAQSFRLTGRLHRRHPTLSKVILNDGFNLASSDRGLAPRARRDIEAAAGAGRFDVRDPELAMTVVAGAAICLGQLLHAHPERDDAEAADQVAEDLLRMFGLPPEEAREICRRPLPALDEPLDNSAA; this is encoded by the coding sequence ATGACCGCAGGCAACGGTTCGGAACCCAACCGCCTCGAACGCCGCAAGGCGCGGACCCGTGCCGCACTGGTCGGCGCGGCGCAGTCCCTGCTGGCCGAGGGCAAGCTCAACGTGCCGATCCTCGAGATCACCCAGGCCGCCGACGTCGGAATGGGCTCGTTCTACAACCACTTCCAGAGCCGCGAGGAACTGTTCCACACCGCCGTCGAGGAGGCGCTCGACCACCACGGCGCACTCCTGGACCTGTTGTGCGACGGCGTGGAAGATCCGGCCCAGGTCTTCGCGCAGAGCTTTCGCCTCACCGGCCGCCTGCACCGCAGGCATCCCACCCTCAGCAAGGTCATTCTCAATGACGGGTTCAACCTCGCGAGCTCGGACAGGGGTCTCGCACCCCGCGCACGGCGTGACATCGAGGCCGCGGCCGGCGCCGGGCGTTTCGACGTTCGAGACCCGGAGCTGGCCATGACCGTCGTCGCCGGCGCCGCCATCTGCCTCGGGCAGCTGCTCCACGCTCATCCGGAACGTGACGATGCCGAGGCTGCCGATCAGGTAGCCGAGGATCTCCTGCGCATGTTCGGCCTCCCGCCCGAGGAAGCTCGTGAGATCTGTCGGCGCCCCCTACCCGCACTCGACGAACCCCTCGACAACTCGGCCGCCTAG
- a CDS encoding DUF5313 family protein — translation MTERTTPTLAQRIRYICGGVLPPQMSAWVINDLTGPGAVRRYMLRILIPIIPPLCLFLLIPGPLWMGLAMMALLYLPLIYFTAALMYVFRRARLVKHGLDPALADARERENSAAVREAYERRHGRA, via the coding sequence ATGACCGAACGCACGACACCGACACTCGCACAACGCATCCGCTACATTTGCGGCGGCGTGCTGCCACCGCAGATGTCGGCGTGGGTGATCAACGACCTCACCGGCCCCGGCGCGGTCCGCCGCTACATGCTGCGGATTCTGATCCCGATCATTCCGCCGCTGTGTCTATTCCTGCTCATCCCCGGACCGCTGTGGATGGGACTGGCCATGATGGCGCTGCTGTATCTGCCGCTGATTTACTTCACCGCGGCCCTGATGTACGTGTTCCGCCGCGCCCGCCTCGTCAAACACGGCCTGGATCCGGCGCTCGCCGATGCGCGTGAACGCGAAAACAGCGCAGCCGTACGGGAAGCCTACGAGCGGCGGCACGGTCGGGCCTGA